The nucleotide window GACGAACGTCTGAAGGTGGCCGCTGACGCGTTCCATCTCGCCGGCGAGGGCGTCGTCGCCGACGAGGAACCGAAGGAGATCGACCGTGTGGGCGCCGAGGTCGCCCAGCGCACCCGAACCCGCCAGCTCCGCGTCGTTACGCCACGACCACGGTGCCTCGGGATCGACCAGCCAGTCTTGCAGGTAGCGCCCCCGGACGTGGTGAATCTCGCCGAGCTCGCCGGCCTCGAGCAGCCCCTTGGCGTGCTGGATCGCGGGGATAAACCGATAGTTGAACGCGGTGCCGTTGGGAACGCCGGCTTTATCAGCGGCGTCGGCCATCCGTTCAGCCTCGACGAGCGTTGGCGCGAGCGGTTTCTCACAGAAGACGGATGTGCCGGCCTCGAGCGCGGCGATCGAGGGCTCGGCGTGGACGTGGTTCGGACCGAGGTTGTAGAAGACGTCGACGTCGTCGACGACGGCTTCCCAGTCGGTCGCGATCGACTCGAATCCAAGCTGGTCCGCCGCGTCCGAGAGCGCGTCTTCGTCGCGGCCGACGAGCACGCTTCGCTCGACGTCCGGCGCGTCCGGGAAGAACATCGAGAGCCGCGAGAGGGCGTTTGCGTGGGCTTTTCCCATAAACCGGTAGCCGAGTACACCGACTTCGAGCGTCATATACACTCGTTCACAATAGGTGTAGTTAGTGTTTTTCGTCACGAGTGACAGTCTCACGATCCGTGACGAATCGACTCGAAAGACGGTCGGGATAGCGACGCGCTACTCGGCCCAGTAGGCTTCGCCGGGCTGTTCGCGGAAGACCGCTCGTTCGAGGAGGTCGACCGCCTTTTCCAGTCCTTCGCGAGAACTGGTCAGCGAGTCCTCGTGTTCGATGCTCAGCGCGCCGTCGTAGCCGACCATTCGCAGCGTCGAGACGACGTCTTTCCAGTGGTCTTCGCCGTGGCCGTAGCCGACCGAGCGGAAGAGCCACGAGCGATTGGATTCGTCGTCGTAGTCGGTCGTGTCGAGAACGCCCTTCTCGCGGGCCTGTTCCTCGTAGATCCGCGTGTCCTTGGCGTGGAAGTGGTGGATCGCGTCCCCGAGGTGTCGGATCGCGTCGGTGATCGAGATGCCCTGCCAGTACAGGTGCGAGGGGTCGAAGTTCGCGCCGACGCGTTCGTTCGTCGCCTCGCGCAGGCGAGCCAGCCCGTGGGGTTCGTAGACGAGCATGTTCGGGTGCATCTCGAGCGCGAGGTCGACGCCGTGGTCGTCGGCGAACGCCGCGAGGTCGGTCCAGTACTCGATCGCAACGTCCCACTGGTACTCGTGGGCGTCGGCGTGTTCGCTCGGCCACGGCGCGGTGATCCAGTTCGGTACCTCGTCGTTGGGGCCGCCCGCGGGCAGGCCCGAGAAGCAGGTGACGGTGTCGACGCCGAGCTGGTCGGCGAGGCGGATCGCTTCACGGAGTTCGGTGTCTGCGGTTTCGGCTTGCTCGTCGTCTGGATGGAGCGGGTTGTTGTGCGTCGCGAGGGCGCTGATTCGCATGTCGTACTCCGCGAGGAGGTCGTGCAGTTCTGTCTGGGCGTCCTCGTCGTCGAGGTAGTCCCGGCGGACGAGGTGGGCATCGCCGGGGTAGCCGCCGACGCCCGGTTCGATCGCATTGACGCCGATTTCGGAGAGATAGTCGAGGGCTCCCTCGAGCGATTCGTCTGCCAGTGGCGGGGTGTGAACGCCGATATCCATACGTTTGACACGAGGGTCTTGCCCAGTATAAATTCATCGAATTAATATAGTAATTTAATCATAGAGGCGTCGCTACGTGCCGATTTCTGTCTCGTACAGGGGTGTCCACCGACTCGAGTCGAATCGAGCGAGCGCGTGGCCGGTCCGGTTAGTGATCCTGTGGTGGCGCGTTCAGGGAAACCGTCTGCCCGTGCTCGCTCGAGCGATAGATCGCGTCGACGATCCGCTGGACCGTCAGCGCCTCCTCGACACCGCCACCGATCCCGCGATCGGCGTCGATCGCCTCGAAGAACGCGCGCTGTTCGTCCGCGTGCGGGTCGTTCTCCCGCGGTTCGATCGTCGAGTCGACGAAATGATCCGCGCCGTTGGAACTCACCGAGTGGAGTGTGAGTTCGTTCTCGAGCAGGTTGAATCGAGCCGCGGCCTCCGTCCCCCGGACGACGAACTCGTGGGTCGGTGGTCGATTCGTCGCCCACGCGACCTCGAGCGAGATCGTCCGGTTGTCCGCACAGCGGATGAAGCTGCTGGCGGAGTCGTCGACGTCGAACGCATCGGGACCACTGTCGTCGCCCCACATCTCGAGGTAGGTGTAGTCCTCGTTGGAGCCAAACGTCGACCGGGTGACGCCCGAGACTTCCTCGACAGCCGGGTTGCCGAGCAAGTACAACGCGAGGTCGATGGCGTGCACACCAAGATCGATGAGCGCGCCGCCACCGGAGATCTCACGCTGGGTGAACCACGAGCCGCGGCCGGGGATTCCGCGCCGACGGACGTAGTTGGCCTCGATGTGTGTGATCTCGCCGAGTTCACCGCTGTCGATCCGCTCTCTGAGGAGTCGGACCGTATTCCGGAATCGGTTGTTGAAGCCGATCATGCACGTCCCGTCGGTCCGTTCGGCCGCGGCGGCGATCCGTTCGGCACTCTCGAGGGAGTGGGCCAACGGCTTCTCGAGGAGTGTATGGAGGTCACGCTCGAAGGCGTCGGCGGCGTAGGCCTCGTGGAACTTGTTCGGAGTCGTGATCACGACGGCGTCGACGACGTCGTAGAGGTCGTTGTGGTCGTCGTAGACGTCGACGCCGTAGCGCTCGGCGAACCGGTTACGAGCCTCGGCTGAGACATCCATCCCGCCGACGAGCGGGACGCCGAGCTCCTCGAGTCGATCGGCGTGGTACTGGCCGATGTTGCCGAGGCCGACAATGCCGGTTCGGACGGCTGGTGGCTCCGACGTCATCGATCCTCCGTCGGGGCGGCAGTGGTACGCACTCGCTGTGGACGGGCGGCGATGCTGCGCTCAGTACAACTGCTCTTCACGTTCTTGTCTCTCATTGTCGTGTTCCTGTTGTCGGCTGCGTCGGGTACTCGCGCGTCGATACTGCTGGATCGCGGGGAGGAGCTTGTTTTTGATGTCGAGTGCGAACGAGACGATCCCGTAGATCCAGAAGAAAAACAGGACCGTTAGCCCGCCGTAGTAGACGAGGGCAACGACCTCACTCATGCTGCCCTCCCGAGTCGGCCTCCGGTGCCACACTCGCCGTCGGCGTGGCGTCCGAGAAGTCAGCGATCCCGTGGGTGATCGCCTCGCCCGAGGCCGTCTCGAACAGGTGCACCTTCGAGCGATCGAGGACGACCGAGACGGATTCGTCCTCCCCGATCTCGGTGTCCGGATCGACGCTCATCAGCAACTGGTTCGATGCGGCCGACGCCTCGTCGCTGGTCATCATCTCACTGCTCGCGCCGTCGAGCGAGAGATAGATGAAGATCTCGTCGCCCATCGGCTCGAGGACGTCCGTTCGTGCCTCGATCGTCTCGGACGCACTCGTCGCCGAGTCAGCCTCGCGCTCGAGGTAGATGTCCTCCGGACGAATCCCCATCGTGACGTCGTCGTCGACCGTCTCGAGGTCGTCGGAATCGAACTCGAGGTCGAAGTGGTCGGTCGTGAGCCCGTCGCCGGTCAGGTCGCCCTCGACGAAGTTCATCGACGGGGAGCCAATAAAGCCGGCGACGAACCGATTTGCGGGCTCGTTGTAACAGACCAGCGGCGGATCGATCTGCTGGAGTTCGCCGGCGTTGATGACCGCGATCCGGTCGGACATGGTCATCGCCTCGGCCTGGTCGTGGGTGACGTAGATGATCGTCGTATCCAGCTGTTTGTGGAGTCGCTGGAGTTCGGTTCGCATGTGAACGCGCAGCTTCGCGTCCAGATTGGCGAGCGGTTCGTCCATCAAGAAGACGTCAGGTTCGCGGACGATCGCTCGCGCGATCGCGACCCGCTGTTGTTGTCCGCCCGAGAGTTCGCTCGGCTCCCGGTCTAACATCCCCTCGAGCTGGACGACGTCGGACGCCCGCTGGACGCGACGGTCGATCTCGTCTTTGTCGTACTTGCGCAGCCGGAGGCCGAAGGAGATGTTCTCGTAGACGTCCATGTGGGGGAACAGCGCGATGTTCTGAAAGACCATCGAGACCCCACGGTCTTTCGGCGGCAGGTTAGTGACGTCGGTGTCGCCGATCGTCACCGTTCCATCCGTCGGTTTCGTCAGCCCGGCGATGGTTTCCATCGTCGTCGATTTCCCACAGCCGGAGGGGCCGACGAGACAGACAAACTCGCCGTCTCGAATCTCGAGATTCATCTCGTTGACGGCGATGATATCTTCATAGCGTTTCGTTACGTCGTCTAAGTGTACTCGTGCCATAATTACTCTTTGAGTGCGCCTTCGGTCAGTCCGCTCACGATCTTTTCCTGTGCGACCACGACGATGATCAACATCGGCAACACGCCGACGATACTCGCGGCTGCCATGAGGTTGAAGTCCGTCGTGTACTGGGTCTGGTAGCTCAAGATCCCGCCAACCAGCGGCGACCACTGCTGGGGCTGGTTCTGTAACGCCATAATCGAGCTGAAGAAGTACTCGTTGTAGACGGCGATGAAGGTCAACACGGCAGCCGTGGCGACGCCGGGTGCCGAAAGCGGCATGATCACGCGGAACAGCGCGCCCAGTCTGGTCGTTCCTTCGACGCGTGCTGCATCCTCGAGTCCGTCCGGAATCTGCGAGTAGAACGTGGTGAGGATGAAAATCGACAGCGGCAGGAACAACGCGCTGAAGGGCATGATCATCGACCCCGGCGTGTTGACGAGCCGCGGTGGCGAGAACAGCTCGATCCCGAGGAAGGGAACGACGACTGCGTTCCCGAGGAACGCATCGAACAGCGGGATCAGGAACGCCGCCGGCGGGAAGTACGATACCGCCAGAATGGCGAGCATCATCAGGCCGCGGCCGGGGAACTCGAGGCGGCCGAAGACGTAGCCTGCGAGGCTCGCGAGCAACAGGACGATGATCGTCGTCGTCGTCGCGAGCACGAAGCTGTTGAACACGTAGAGGTGGAACGGGACCTGCTGGAACACCTCGACGAACGCGGCGATGTTGAACCCCTGTGGCGTCGGGAACGGGACCTCGCCCAGCAGGGGGATGGAGACGTTCCAATCCGCCTGTCGGACGCTGGGTGTCAGTGCCAACACCAACAGCCAGTAGAACGGGAACAGCGTCGTGACGAGGAAAAACGCCGCCGCGACGTAGAACAGCGCCTTGTACAGGCGTTTTCGCTTCTCGCGGTCGTTGACGACGCCGTTGGTCCACCGCTCGAGCGGACCCATATCGTCGTCCGATTGGGACGCAGATTCGGGTGCAGTTGCCATCTCAGAAGCCCTCCTTGTACTGCTGGTAGATGACGCCAAATACGGCCACGGCGATGATGCCGGCCGTAACGAACGCGACGGCGGCCGCGAGGCCGCGGTTCGTGTTGAACGTCGCGACGACCATACACGATAGCGACGGGACGGTCGTACAGCCCGACACCGAATCGATGAGGCCGTAGATCCGCATCGCGTCGATGGTACGGAACAACACTGCAATCCCGAGGGCAGGCAACACCAGCGGGAACGTGATCAGCTTGAACTGCTGCCACTTGGTCGCGCCGGCGACTTTCGCCACGTCGTAGAGGCTCCGGTCGATGCTCTGGAGGCCGGCGAGGATGAGCAACGCCATGAACGCCGTCGTTTTCCAGATGTCCGCGACGGTAACGATCAACAGCGAACTCATCGGGTCGTTGAGCGTGTTCGTCGGCGCGACGATGCCCCAGTTCGCCAGCGGCTCGGTCAGGAACCCGGCCGACGGGTGGAACATCAGGTAGAAGATCATTCCCTGAATGACGATCGGGATCGCCCACGGGATGATGATCGCGGCGCGAACCCAGCGCCGACCACGGAAGTCCTGGTCGAGAACCAGTGCCTGCCCGAAGCCGATGATCGTCTCGAAGAAGACGCTCACGACGGTGAATATCAGCGTCACGGCGAGCGCGCTTCGGAGCAGTCCATCGACGTGGACGAATGGGAAACTCCCGCTCGTGCTCACGTCAGGCAGGAACGTCGTCGAGCCGGGGAACCGCGGGCTCGCGCCGCCGGTGAACAGCTGAATGTAGTTCTCGAGGCCGACGAACTCCGGATCCGAGAGCACGTTCTGATACAGCGACAGCTCGAACGTCCGCAAGAGCGGATACAGCGCGACCGTCCCCAGCAGGATCATCACCGGCGTCAACAGCAGGTAGGCGAACCCCGTCTCGCCGAGATTCTCCATCCAGCGTGTAATCGCGACGACTGGCCCCGAACGGTTCGATTTCCGAGTGGGGCCCGTCGTTCGGTCTTCTGTACTCATTGTTACTCTTCCGTGGATTCGAGTCCGTCTTGCAGATCGGCCGCTGCGTCCTCGGGGCTCTTATCGCCCGCAACGGCGAGGTTGACCTCCTCGGCGATGAGACTGGACTGGTCCGGCCACACCGTCGTCACGGGACGGGGCATCGCGTTCTCCCCGGCAACGCGCAGCGTCTGCATGTAGTTGCCCATCGGCTCGACCGATTCTGCGTCCTCGGTGTCGAACAGGGCTGGCTTCGGTGGAACCCAGCCGTAGAGGTCGAACATGCCGAGGTTGAACTCGTCGGTCATCGTCGCACGGATAACCTCGAGTGCCTCCTCTTTGTTCTGGGAGTTGGGGTTGAGGACGATGTGCCAGCCGCCGAGTGCGGACGTCGAGCCGCCCGTTCCGGGCTGGGCGGCCTCGTCTTCGGTCACGGCGTATGGCATCGGCATCGCGCCGTAGTTGTCGACCGTGAGGTCGTCGCCTTCCTCGCTCTCGAGGTTCGTGTTGATCGCATATGGCCAGTTGCGCTGCATGACCGCTTCGCCCGACAGGATCGCTTCACGGGCGTCTTCTTCCTGCCACGAGGTGATGTCCGAGCTGGCGAGGCCGAGTGGGTACTCGTCCTCGAGGGTGTGCTCGTCGGCTTCCTCGGCGACGAACGTCCGCATCATCTGCAGCCCTTCGATGAACTCCGGTTCGTCGACGGTCACGTCGCGCTCGCCAACCGGACCGAAGAGGTTGTCGAAGCCGCCGAAGTAGGCGCCGCCGAACGAGGACATGACCTCGTTCCACGTACAGCAGGACGTACCCTCGTACTGGTCCCACTGGGTTGCGAGCCCGTACTCCGCGTCGGAAGCCTCGACGATCTCTTCGGTGAGCTCGGCCCACTCCTGCCAGGTCATCGGCTCGGTGGCCCACTCCTCGAAGTCGCTGTCGTCGTAGCCGGCCTCCCGTGCGTAGTCCTTGCGGTACTGCATCGTCGGGTAATCCGGGAAGATCGGAACGCCGTAGAGGTCGCCCGTCTCCGGATCGCGAGCCGTCTCGGTAAAAGACTCGAAATACTCGTCTTCGACGAGCGAGAGGTCCTCGTCGTCGAGTTCCTCGCTCAGGTTGGCGATGTGGCCGCGCTGGATGAAGACGTTCACCCAGCCGTTGTCCATCAGGAACAGGTCCGGCTGTGTTTCCTCAGCCTGGAGCAGGTTTGTGTACGAATCCCGTCGCTCGCCCGTGTCCTCGTCGCCGGGCTGCAACTGGATGTCGATCCCGTCAGCTCCGTTGTCCTGCAGCAGTTCGACGATTTCGTCACCGACTGCGGCTTCGGCGTTGGGGTCGATCCCCCAGACGACGGCGTCTTCGGACGCCGAATCGCCGTAGATACAGCCCGCGAGACCGACTGCGGCCCCGCCTGCACCCGCCGCTTTGACGAACGTCCGCCGTGAGACGCTCGAGTCGTTCTTCTCATTCCCCTGTGAGTTTCTCTCACTCA belongs to Natronorubrum aibiense and includes:
- a CDS encoding Gfo/Idh/MocA family protein, with translation MTLEVGVLGYRFMGKAHANALSRLSMFFPDAPDVERSVLVGRDEDALSDAADQLGFESIATDWEAVVDDVDVFYNLGPNHVHAEPSIAALEAGTSVFCEKPLAPTLVEAERMADAADKAGVPNGTAFNYRFIPAIQHAKGLLEAGELGEIHHVRGRYLQDWLVDPEAPWSWRNDAELAGSGALGDLGAHTVDLLRFLVGDDALAGEMERVSGHLQTFVDERPVEGSDEMRSVTVDDAYSAQVEFENGAMGTLEASRFATGHKNDHTIEIHGSDGSLRFSLERLNELEVLRADDNRGYETILVTDEDDPYVDHWWPPGHVLGWEHTFVHENYEFLSAVESDGAFEPSFQDGLAAQRVLEAIEASDEKREWVSIS
- a CDS encoding sugar phosphate isomerase/epimerase family protein, whose translation is MDIGVHTPPLADESLEGALDYLSEIGVNAIEPGVGGYPGDAHLVRRDYLDDEDAQTELHDLLAEYDMRISALATHNNPLHPDDEQAETADTELREAIRLADQLGVDTVTCFSGLPAGGPNDEVPNWITAPWPSEHADAHEYQWDVAIEYWTDLAAFADDHGVDLALEMHPNMLVYEPHGLARLREATNERVGANFDPSHLYWQGISITDAIRHLGDAIHHFHAKDTRIYEEQAREKGVLDTTDYDDESNRSWLFRSVGYGHGEDHWKDVVSTLRMVGYDGALSIEHEDSLTSSREGLEKAVDLLERAVFREQPGEAYWAE
- a CDS encoding Gfo/Idh/MocA family protein yields the protein MTSEPPAVRTGIVGLGNIGQYHADRLEELGVPLVGGMDVSAEARNRFAERYGVDVYDDHNDLYDVVDAVVITTPNKFHEAYAADAFERDLHTLLEKPLAHSLESAERIAAAAERTDGTCMIGFNNRFRNTVRLLRERIDSGELGEITHIEANYVRRRGIPGRGSWFTQREISGGGALIDLGVHAIDLALYLLGNPAVEEVSGVTRSTFGSNEDYTYLEMWGDDSGPDAFDVDDSASSFIRCADNRTISLEVAWATNRPPTHEFVVRGTEAAARFNLLENELTLHSVSSNGADHFVDSTIEPRENDPHADEQRAFFEAIDADRGIGGGVEEALTVQRIVDAIYRSSEHGQTVSLNAPPQDH
- a CDS encoding ABC transporter ATP-binding protein, yielding MARVHLDDVTKRYEDIIAVNEMNLEIRDGEFVCLVGPSGCGKSTTMETIAGLTKPTDGTVTIGDTDVTNLPPKDRGVSMVFQNIALFPHMDVYENISFGLRLRKYDKDEIDRRVQRASDVVQLEGMLDREPSELSGGQQQRVAIARAIVREPDVFLMDEPLANLDAKLRVHMRTELQRLHKQLDTTIIYVTHDQAEAMTMSDRIAVINAGELQQIDPPLVCYNEPANRFVAGFIGSPSMNFVEGDLTGDGLTTDHFDLEFDSDDLETVDDDVTMGIRPEDIYLEREADSATSASETIEARTDVLEPMGDEIFIYLSLDGASSEMMTSDEASAASNQLLMSVDPDTEIGEDESVSVVLDRSKVHLFETASGEAITHGIADFSDATPTASVAPEADSGGQHE
- a CDS encoding carbohydrate ABC transporter permease; amino-acid sequence: MATAPESASQSDDDMGPLERWTNGVVNDREKRKRLYKALFYVAAAFFLVTTLFPFYWLLVLALTPSVRQADWNVSIPLLGEVPFPTPQGFNIAAFVEVFQQVPFHLYVFNSFVLATTTTIIVLLLASLAGYVFGRLEFPGRGLMMLAILAVSYFPPAAFLIPLFDAFLGNAVVVPFLGIELFSPPRLVNTPGSMIMPFSALFLPLSIFILTTFYSQIPDGLEDAARVEGTTRLGALFRVIMPLSAPGVATAAVLTFIAVYNEYFFSSIMALQNQPQQWSPLVGGILSYQTQYTTDFNLMAAASIVGVLPMLIIVVVAQEKIVSGLTEGALKE
- a CDS encoding carbohydrate ABC transporter permease; translation: MSTEDRTTGPTRKSNRSGPVVAITRWMENLGETGFAYLLLTPVMILLGTVALYPLLRTFELSLYQNVLSDPEFVGLENYIQLFTGGASPRFPGSTTFLPDVSTSGSFPFVHVDGLLRSALAVTLIFTVVSVFFETIIGFGQALVLDQDFRGRRWVRAAIIIPWAIPIVIQGMIFYLMFHPSAGFLTEPLANWGIVAPTNTLNDPMSSLLIVTVADIWKTTAFMALLILAGLQSIDRSLYDVAKVAGATKWQQFKLITFPLVLPALGIAVLFRTIDAMRIYGLIDSVSGCTTVPSLSCMVVATFNTNRGLAAAVAFVTAGIIAVAVFGVIYQQYKEGF
- a CDS encoding extracellular solute-binding protein, whose amino-acid sequence is MSERNSQGNEKNDSSVSRRTFVKAAGAGGAAVGLAGCIYGDSASEDAVVWGIDPNAEAAVGDEIVELLQDNGADGIDIQLQPGDEDTGERRDSYTNLLQAEETQPDLFLMDNGWVNVFIQRGHIANLSEELDDEDLSLVEDEYFESFTETARDPETGDLYGVPIFPDYPTMQYRKDYAREAGYDDSDFEEWATEPMTWQEWAELTEEIVEASDAEYGLATQWDQYEGTSCCTWNEVMSSFGGAYFGGFDNLFGPVGERDVTVDEPEFIEGLQMMRTFVAEEADEHTLEDEYPLGLASSDITSWQEEDAREAILSGEAVMQRNWPYAINTNLESEEGDDLTVDNYGAMPMPYAVTEDEAAQPGTGGSTSALGGWHIVLNPNSQNKEEALEVIRATMTDEFNLGMFDLYGWVPPKPALFDTEDAESVEPMGNYMQTLRVAGENAMPRPVTTVWPDQSSLIAEEVNLAVAGDKSPEDAAADLQDGLESTEE